Proteins encoded in a region of the Vicia villosa cultivar HV-30 ecotype Madison, WI linkage group LG5, Vvil1.0, whole genome shotgun sequence genome:
- the LOC131604672 gene encoding uncharacterized protein LOC131604672, which yields MEPFEELYDQRCRTPLCWHESGEGVVLGPEIVRETTDKVKLIREKMKASQSRQKSYHDKRRKELEFESGDHVFLRVTPVTGVGRALKYKKLTPQFIGPYKITKRVGTVAYRVALPPNLSNLHDVFHVSQLRKYVPYPFHVIHMDDVQVRENLTVEPMPIRIIDREIKSLRGKDIPLVKVVWTGTTGESMTWEMESKIRESYPELLERDTTP from the exons atggaaCCTTTTGAAGAGTTGTACGATCAGAGGTGTAGAACTCCGCTATGTTGGCACGAATCTGGCGAAGGCGTAGTACTTGGACCGGAAATTGTACGAGAAACTACAGATAAGGTAAAGTTAATCCGGGAAAAGATGAAGGCTTCACAGAGTAGACAGAAAAGCTATCATGATAAGCGAAGGAAGGAGTTAGAATTTGAATCGGGTGACCATGTGTTTCTAAGAGTCACGCCTGTGACTGGTGTTGGTCGTGCCCTGAAGTATAAGAAGTTGACTCCTCAATTTattggtccttataaaattacgAAGAGAGTTGGGACCGTTGCTTATAGGGTGGCATTACCGCCTAACCTGTCAAATCTacacgatgtgtttcatgtgtcacaacttcGGAAGTATGTTCCATACCCATTTCACgtgattcatatggatgatgtgcaagtgagagagaATCTTACAGTAGAGCCGATGCCGATTCGGATCATAGATCGTGAGATAAAGTCCCTGAGAGGTAAAGATATCCCGTTGGTGAAAGTAGTCTGGACAGGGACTACCGGAGAAAGTATGACGTGGGAAATGGAGAGCAAGATAAGGGAATCCTACCCCGAGTTGTTAGAGCGAG ATACTACTCCTTAA